A single Mytilus trossulus isolate FHL-02 chromosome 12, PNRI_Mtr1.1.1.hap1, whole genome shotgun sequence DNA region contains:
- the LOC134692547 gene encoding uncharacterized protein LOC134692547 produces MEPTEPDLRCSIGTFHSSDCGPYSRYPQEKTIVKLLSCRKDISNHLRTLKLAVGGVGGLAIKSPVDLGSEADLLCRRVGLFTTNSFLTVCPFHRYKLGIDFRQVKKCTYPDHTGKGKIFRGVSSTHSQHILEEYGVLLPVGTGVCYECYLKLPKQDCMNEENLQSFSQELSVAESTEDDGQFYKFGKQHVLKNAVTLQPRDKGATCFENSQSCTNDAVVDSDFQSINTSSSQPLSQISSWSEENIDTVLTDLNDAIDVLGHGQISPIKYRVRRDLDLLQPSSLRTVKRKAGETINLFLDAIAPGQSTKLLKILQEPDSKDDTGNLHEVVLNLYMESSDRSLKKQLLSMIAHSHTKSELKQLIPGVTVHAIDEARKHATMIGAGMGVPSKEPAKRQKMDREKLDHALDFFFDPTFHQITAFGTKEMKLSSGTLLTIPNVVRTAYHSTLVETYLSYCSETSFDPLCNSSLFKILSECPASRRTNLKGLDNIAADGNSAYDTLMDVIGVLENQSIGRSNAILKECKEKLQSSKLYIKTEYKLHLERESRCPDHCINFGLSDITNRNLTNQCCNHDHDMTCDRCNAFDEAISMLRSFVLGNDDLSIEKQRELEHDLSTSESAVFDWKCHIVRLVAQDSCRKEKLLNLKNGEVMVVMDWAMKFLPLLFREKQSDWFGQKGLNWHVTVCVFKDYENQLKHRTYVHVMDGVKQDWYSVACMLQHVLLALKKQQPTVTTAFLRSDNAGCYHCSNLWHAVPAISEETGVNIQRYDFSESQDGKSYCDAKIAHMRAKLRKYVSNGGNISCSADMKKALDDGEGVPGCQIAHVDIPLPVDQLTLQRKIKGITKISNVQFENWCQLKYWKNYNIGEGQTLSITPINLESTLNVLSDFKVPCKDTGNILAAREKQPSEESQSDVNLTCPEHNCNAVLHSYSELNDHCFVGDHHYMSTFDGIKMKWRDICLDIDTTSSKTKHSTLSAGTSELSLGWALKKDRKNHRFSEKVKVYLKGVFDEGESSGNKANPVNVSRNMRVCHDGDGMKMFTPKEYLQPSQITSYLSRLVVLSRAPATDVVEDDIDSTIAIINQAEALEELVNIFV; encoded by the exons ATGGAGCCAACCGAGCCAGATTTACGTTGCAGTATTGGCACTTTTCATAGCAGTGATTGTGGACCTTACAGTCGATATCCACAAGAAAAAACAATCGTGAAACTGTTGTCATGCAGAAAAGACATTTCAAACCATCTAAGAACTCTTAAGTTGGCGGTTGGGGGAGTCGGTGGTCTAGCTATAAAATCCCCAGTTGATTTAGGTTCCGAGGCAGACCTACTGTGTCGCAGAGTGGGGTTGTTTACAACCAACTCGTTCCTTACTGTGTGTCCATTTCATCGGTACAAGCTAGGAATAGACTTTAGGCAGGTTAAAAAGTGCACCTACCCAGACCATACTGGAAAAGGGAAGATTTTCAGGGGAGTTTCATCAACTCATAGCCAGCATATTTTGGAAGAGTATGGAGTATTACTTCCTGTTGGAACtg gtGTATGTTATGAATGCTACTTAAAGTTGCCTAAGCAGGACTGTATGAATGAAGAAAATCTTCAAAGTTTCTCACAAG AATTATCTGTAGCAGAATCTACAGAAGATGATGGCCAATTTTACAAATTTGGTAAACAGCATGTCTTAAAAAATGCAGTAACACTACAG CCTCGAGACAAAGGAGCAACATGTTTTGAAAACTCACAGTCATGTACTAATGATGCAGTGGTTGACTCCGACTTTCAAAGCATAAAT acttCAAGTTCTCAACCACTGTCACAAATATCGTCATGGAGTGAGGAAAACATTGATACAGTTCTGACTGATTTGAATGATGCCATAGATGTTTTAGGTCATGGACAAATCAGTCCAATAAAGTACAGAGTAAGACGTGATTTAGACTTGTTGCAGCCTTCTTCATTACGCACAGTCAAAAGAAAAGCAGGAGAaactataaatttatttctaGATG caaTTGCACCTGGGCAAAGTACCAAATTATTAAAGATTCTACAAGAGCCAGACAGTAAGGATGACACTGGAAATTTACATGAAGTGGTATTAAATTTGTACATGGAGAGCTCAGACAGAAGCTTGaaaaaacagttattgtctatgaTTGCACATTCCCATACAAAGTCAGAGTTAAAGCAGCTAATTCCAGGAGTGACAGTTCATGCTATTGATGAAGCTCGTAAACATGCAACCATGATTGGAGCAG GAATGGGTGTGCCATCAAAAGAACCTgcaaaaagacagaaaatggACAGAGAGAAGTTAGACCATGCCCTTGACTTCTTCTTTGATCCAACTTTTCACCAG ataacaGCCTTTGGAACAAAAGAAATGAAGCTCAGCTCAGGAACACTGTTAACCATACCAAATGTAGTTAGGACTGCCTATCATTCAACACTGGTTGAAACATACCTGTCTTATTGTTCAGAAACAAGTTTTGATCCACTTTGTAACTcgtcattatttaaaatattgagtGAATGTCCAGCATCAAGGCGAACAAATCTTAAGGGTCTGGACAACATAGCTGCTGATGGTAATTCTGCATATGATACACTTATGGATGTAATTGGTGTTTTAGAGAATCAAAGTATAGGAAGAAGTAATGCCATACTGAAGGAGTGCAAAGAAAAGCTACAATCCAGTAAACTATACATAAAGACTGAATACAAGCTGCATCTAGAAAGAGAAAGTAGATGTCCAGATCATTGCATCAACTTTGGACTTAGTGACATAACAAACAGAAATTTGACAAACCAGTGCTGTAACCATGACCATGACATGACCTGTGACAGATGCAATGCTTTTGATGAAGCTATTTCCATGCTGAGATCCTTTGTTTTGGGAAATGATG ATTTGTCTATAGAAAAACAGCGAGAGTTAGAGCACGATTTAAGCACTTCAGAAAGCGCAGTTTTTGATTGGAAATGCCACATAGTGAGATTGGTTGCCCAAGATTCTTGCAGAAAAGAGAAACTTCTAAACCTTAAGAATGGAGAAGTCATGGTTGTTATGGACTGGGCAATGAAATTCCTCCCTTTATTGTTCAGAGAAAAACAAAGTGATTGGTTTGGACAGAAGGGGCTGAATTGGCATGtaactgtttgtgtttttaaagaTTATGAAAATCAGCTTAAG CATCGTACATATGTTCATGTTATGGATGGTGTTAAACAGGATTGGTACAGTGTAGCATGTATGCTGCAACATGTACTATTAGCTCTGAAAAAGCAACAACCTACTGTGACAACAGCATTTTTGAGAAGTGACAACGCAGGGTGTTACCACTGCAGTAATTTATGGCATGCTGTTCCAGCAATATCAGAAGAAACAG GTGTAAATATACAAAGGTACGACTTTAGCGAATCACAGGATGGCAAGTCATATTGTGATGCCAAAATAGCACACATGCGAGCAAAGCTAAGGAAATATGTAAGCAATGGGGGCAACATATCATGCTCTGCAGATATGAAGAAGGCTTTGGATGACGGAGAGGGTGTTCCAGGATGTCAAATTGCCCATGTTGACATTCCTCTACCAGTAGATCAATTGACGCTCCAGCGTAAAATAAAGGGAATTACCAAGATTTCAAACgtacaatttgaaaactggtgccaattaaaatattggaaaaacTACAACATTGGTGAAGGTCAAACTTTGTCAATAACTCCAATTAATCTTGAGTCaactttaaatgttttgtcaGACTTTAAAGTACCTTGTAAAGATACTGGAAATATACTAGCTGCCCGAGAAAAACAACCCTCTGAGGAAAGTCAGTCTGATGTTAATCTGACTTGTCCGGAACACAACTGCAATGCAGTATTGCATTCATATTCAGAGCTTAATGACCACTGTTTTGTTGGTGACCATCACTACATGTCCACTTTTGATGGAATCAAAATGAAATGGCGTGACATATGTCTAGATATAGATACAACTTcgtcaaaaacaaaacacagtaCCCTTTCAGCCGGCACGAGTGAATTGTCCCTTGGATGGGCATTGAAAAAGGATAGAAAAAATCATCGTTTTTCAGAGAAGGTAAAAGTTTACCTGAAAGGTGTATTTGATGAGGGTGAAAGTAGTGGCAACAAAGCCAACCCAGTTAATGTTTCTCGGAACATGAGAGTTTGCCATGATGGGGATGGAATGAAAATGTTTACACCAAAAGAATACTTACAACCTAGTCAAATCACTTCCTATTTGTCAAGACTAGTAGTGCTGTCCAGAGCTCCAGCAACAGATGTAGTTGAAGACGATATTGACAGCACCATAGCTATAATTAATCAAGCTGAAGCATTGGAAGAacttgttaatatttttgtttga